A single window of Nicotiana sylvestris chromosome 5, ASM39365v2, whole genome shotgun sequence DNA harbors:
- the LOC138868267 gene encoding uncharacterized protein: protein MADRSMKRPLGIIDDVLIRVDKFILPDDFVILDCEVDFKVPIILGRPFLFTGKSLVDVEAGELTFRVGDEKVVFHVCKSMRQRNSTEVCSFVDIVTAVIVDGTRAMANVEDPLEAVLLNMDVDDDARRVE from the coding sequence atggcggaccggtcaatgaaacggcctttgggaattattgatgatgtccttattcgtgttgataagttcatattgccggacgatttcgtgatcttggattgcgaagtggatttcaaggtgcctatcattcttggGAGGCCCTTCCTATTTACGGGGAAgtccttggttgatgtggaagctggagaattgaccttccgtgttggtgatgaaaaggtggtgttccacgtatgcaaatcaatgaggcaacgaAATAGCACCGAagtgtgctcgtttgttgacattgtcacggcagtgatagtggATGGCACACGCGCAATggcaaatgttgaggacccacttgaggccgtgctattgaacatggatgttgatgatgatgctagaagggtggagtga